In Lactococcus garvieae subsp. garvieae, the following proteins share a genomic window:
- a CDS encoding GNAT family N-acetyltransferase codes for MKIKHIEVKKDRYLPLLLLADDHEHIMTYLAKGELFVLMDQSEIRAVCVVSPTLEIENLAVAPDAQGQGYGRALINYLFKKYKGQGVMTVGTDDISGNVLFYEACGFEYTHKIKNYFIDHYSFPIYEDGKQLKDKCYLRKEL; via the coding sequence ATGAAAATAAAACATATAGAAGTAAAGAAAGATAGATATCTCCCTTTACTTCTTTTAGCTGATGATCATGAGCATATTATGACCTATCTTGCAAAAGGTGAACTTTTTGTACTGATGGATCAGTCTGAAATTAGGGCAGTGTGTGTAGTCAGTCCGACTCTCGAAATTGAAAACCTAGCTGTAGCGCCTGATGCACAAGGTCAAGGCTATGGCAGAGCCCTGATAAACTACCTTTTTAAAAAGTACAAGGGTCAGGGTGTCATGACCGTCGGCACCGACGATATATCGGGAAATGTCCTTTTCTATGAAGCTTGTGGTTTTGAATATACCCATAAGATAAAAAATTATTTTATTGACCATTATAGTTTTCCAATTTACGAAGATGGAAAACAACTTAAAGATAAATGCTACTTAAGAAAGGAGCTATAA
- the prmC gene encoding peptide chain release factor N(5)-glutamine methyltransferase, with the protein MLWIEAVRQLSQDLEEPFALEFVWRNLHELTKLQWLNLQREAISDTDLAALTSVAQRLKNNEPPQYIVGWAEFCDLKLAVDERVLIPRPETEELVQMILAENEQGRRTVLDIGTGSGAIALALAEKRKEWEITASDVSEKALELAQLNAKSHQISLNFILSDVFENIQGQYDIIVSNPPYIAFDETYEMDQSVIRFEPDSALFAEKQGLAIYQTIAEAAHQFLKPQGKIYLEIGYKQGPAVKDLFEKAFPTKKVRVHRDIFEKDRMISVT; encoded by the coding sequence ATGTTATGGATTGAGGCTGTGCGCCAATTATCTCAAGATTTGGAAGAGCCTTTCGCTCTAGAATTTGTCTGGAGAAATTTACACGAGCTCACAAAATTACAGTGGTTAAATTTACAAAGAGAAGCGATTTCAGATACGGATTTAGCTGCACTTACATCTGTCGCGCAGCGTTTGAAAAATAATGAACCGCCACAATATATTGTAGGTTGGGCTGAATTCTGTGATTTAAAACTTGCCGTGGATGAGCGTGTCCTGATTCCACGTCCAGAAACAGAAGAGCTGGTGCAGATGATTCTCGCTGAAAATGAGCAAGGTAGACGTACGGTTTTAGATATTGGCACAGGATCTGGAGCTATTGCTCTAGCACTGGCGGAGAAAAGAAAGGAGTGGGAGATTACTGCATCTGATGTTTCAGAAAAAGCACTTGAACTTGCTCAATTGAATGCAAAAAGTCATCAAATTTCTCTTAATTTCATTCTCTCTGATGTCTTTGAAAATATTCAAGGACAGTACGATATCATTGTGTCCAACCCACCCTATATTGCCTTTGATGAAACGTATGAAATGGATCAATCCGTCATTCGCTTTGAACCAGATAGCGCACTCTTTGCTGAAAAGCAAGGTCTAGCAATTTATCAGACCATTGCTGAAGCAGCTCATCAATTTTTAAAGCCACAAGGGAAAATATATTTAGAAATTGGTTATAAGCAAGGTCCAGCAGTGAAAGACTTGTTTGAGAAGGCTTTTCCTACTAAAAAAGTCCGTGTGCACCGTGATATTTTTGAAAAAGATCGTATGATAAGTGTGACATAG
- the prfA gene encoding peptide chain release factor 1, with the protein MFDQLETMVGRYEELGELLSDPQVVNDTKRFMELSREEASLRDTVATYNEYKKVLETISDSEEMLGEGGLDEDMKEMLKEELSEAKSAKEELEEKIKILLLPKDPNDDKNIILEIRGAAGGDEAALFAGDLLNMYQHYAESQGWKFEIMEASVTSIGGYKEVSALVSGTSVYSKLKYESGAHRVQRVPSTETQGRVHTSTATVLVMPEVEEFEMKIEQKDLRVDIYHASGAGGQNVNKVATAVRMVHLPTGIKVEMQEERTQQKNRDKAIKLLNTKVFDHYQQIELDKQNAERKSTVGTGDRSERIRTYNFPQNRVTDHRIGLTLQKLDTILSGKMDEVIDALVVYDQTEKLAELNK; encoded by the coding sequence ATGTTTGATCAACTTGAAACGATGGTAGGACGATATGAGGAGCTGGGCGAATTACTCAGTGACCCACAGGTTGTCAATGATACAAAGCGCTTTATGGAACTTTCACGTGAAGAAGCGAGTCTGCGAGATACTGTAGCCACTTATAATGAATATAAAAAGGTGCTCGAAACCATTTCTGACAGTGAAGAAATGCTTGGTGAAGGTGGCCTTGATGAGGATATGAAAGAAATGCTCAAAGAAGAGCTTTCAGAAGCAAAATCAGCCAAAGAAGAACTGGAAGAAAAGATTAAAATTCTCTTGCTCCCTAAAGATCCAAACGATGATAAAAATATTATCTTGGAAATTCGTGGCGCAGCAGGTGGTGATGAAGCAGCCCTTTTTGCTGGTGATTTGTTAAATATGTACCAGCATTATGCAGAGTCACAAGGTTGGAAATTTGAAATCATGGAAGCCAGTGTGACGAGCATTGGGGGGTATAAAGAAGTTTCAGCCCTTGTTTCGGGAACTTCTGTTTACAGTAAACTAAAATACGAATCTGGTGCTCATCGCGTGCAACGTGTGCCATCAACAGAAACACAAGGACGTGTACACACTTCAACAGCAACGGTCCTTGTCATGCCTGAAGTTGAAGAATTCGAGATGAAAATTGAACAAAAAGATCTTCGCGTGGATATCTACCATGCCTCAGGTGCCGGTGGACAAAATGTCAACAAAGTTGCGACAGCTGTACGTATGGTTCACTTGCCTACAGGCATCAAAGTTGAAATGCAAGAAGAACGTACGCAACAAAAAAACCGTGACAAAGCCATAAAATTGCTTAATACGAAGGTATTTGACCACTATCAACAAATCGAGTTGGACAAGCAAAATGCTGAACGTAAGTCCACTGTCGGAACAGGTGACCGCTCAGAACGTATCCGTACTTATAATTTCCCTCAAAACCGCGTGACCGATCACCGTATCGGTCTAACTTTACAAAAGTTAGATACCATCCTTTCTGGAAAAATGGATGAAGTCATTGATGCACTTGTGGTTTATGATCAAACGGAGAAGTTGGCGGAGCTTAACAAGTAA
- a CDS encoding thymidine kinase, translating to MAQLYFKYGSMNSGKSIEILKVAHNYEEQGKPVLIMTSSLDTRAGVGIVASRIGMSSEAVAIDDTMNVYEYIENLPIRPFCVLIDEAQFLNKQNIYDLARVVDDLNVPVMAFGLKNDFRNELFEGSKYLLLLADKIEEIKTICWYCSKKATMVLRMVEGEPVYEGEQLQIGGNESYIPVCRKHYFHPLKKMESNRINEEI from the coding sequence TTGGCACAATTGTACTTCAAATACGGCAGCATGAATTCAGGCAAAAGTATCGAAATCCTGAAAGTTGCCCATAATTATGAAGAACAGGGAAAACCTGTTTTGATTATGACTTCTAGTTTAGATACACGTGCTGGTGTTGGTATAGTCGCAAGTCGTATTGGTATGAGTAGCGAAGCTGTAGCGATTGACGATACTATGAATGTCTATGAATATATCGAAAACTTGCCGATAAGGCCTTTTTGTGTGCTGATTGATGAAGCCCAATTTCTCAATAAACAAAATATTTATGATCTAGCACGTGTGGTCGATGATTTAAATGTCCCTGTGATGGCTTTTGGCTTAAAAAATGATTTCAGAAATGAACTTTTTGAAGGCTCAAAATACTTATTGCTTCTGGCTGATAAAATTGAAGAAATTAAAACGATTTGCTGGTATTGCAGTAAAAAAGCAACGATGGTTTTACGCATGGTTGAAGGTGAACCTGTTTATGAAGGCGAGCAACTGCAGATCGGTGGCAATGAGAGCTATATTCCAGTGTGCCGTAAGCACTATTTTCATCCATTGAAAAAGATGGAGAGTAATCGTATAAACGAAGAGATATAA
- a CDS encoding tyrosine-type recombinase/integrase: MKVEDIKVGSLWSESRKNKFLWRMRYFNIVTKSEDKVSVTLTSNSNQAKTKARKILLTKAKRKIEQSELNILNSSLNINSLTFSSVANLWLNDCSKRLKPSTLNNRRKQIKRFADEFGDQEMSQFTTFQIQVFFNSLNLKSGTVKGYFLTCKSIFDFAKRMEIISKDPTLNVKLSLSKKTLEDIKKQNRKLFTVEDLAKVLNRMRSSENPRTYFIALTIEFLFLTGLRYCELAALKEENYDRTRGIIKVETNLDYTKGVTKHTHTTTKTLSSYREVDLNDRAIEIIEEYLKANHDNTYVGYKNHGYIFCTRSGQPHNIGHLNRSFKYYGKATGLDKQFSCHCMRHSHISLLAEMGINQKVVMQRVGHATSTITNNIYTHVTPNMSKELNQKMNRINKIS; the protein is encoded by the coding sequence ATGAAAGTTGAAGATATAAAAGTAGGAAGTTTATGGTCAGAATCTCGGAAAAACAAGTTCCTCTGGCGTATGAGATACTTTAATATAGTTACAAAATCTGAGGATAAAGTTTCTGTAACTTTGACATCTAATTCAAATCAGGCTAAAACAAAAGCTAGAAAAATATTGTTAACAAAGGCTAAGCGAAAAATTGAACAAAGTGAATTAAATATATTAAATTCGAGTTTAAATATTAATTCTTTAACTTTTTCTTCTGTAGCTAATTTATGGTTAAATGACTGTAGTAAAAGGCTAAAGCCATCGACCTTAAATAATAGGAGAAAACAAATAAAACGTTTTGCTGATGAATTTGGAGATCAGGAAATGTCACAATTTACAACTTTCCAAATTCAGGTATTTTTTAATAGTTTGAATTTAAAATCGGGTACAGTAAAAGGTTATTTTTTAACTTGTAAATCTATTTTTGATTTTGCAAAGAGAATGGAGATTATTTCTAAAGATCCTACATTGAATGTGAAATTAAGTCTTTCCAAAAAAACTTTGGAAGATATAAAAAAGCAGAATCGAAAACTGTTTACAGTGGAAGATTTAGCTAAGGTCTTAAATAGGATGAGAAGTTCTGAGAATCCTCGCACGTACTTTATAGCTCTAACTATTGAATTTCTGTTTTTAACTGGTTTAAGATACTGTGAATTAGCTGCGTTAAAAGAAGAAAATTATGACCGCACAAGAGGTATAATTAAAGTGGAAACTAACTTAGATTATACTAAGGGTGTGACGAAACATACTCATACCACGACTAAAACATTATCTTCTTATAGGGAAGTTGATCTCAATGATAGAGCAATCGAAATTATCGAAGAGTATCTCAAAGCTAATCATGACAATACTTATGTAGGTTATAAAAATCATGGATACATTTTTTGTACTCGTTCAGGTCAACCACATAATATTGGCCATCTAAACCGATCTTTTAAGTATTATGGAAAAGCAACGGGGCTAGATAAGCAGTTCTCTTGCCATTGTATGCGCCACTCTCATATTTCATTATTAGCAGAAATGGGAATAAACCAAAAAGTGGTGATGCAAAGAGTTGGTCACGCAACATCCACTATTACCAATAATATATATACTCATGTCACACCTAATATGTCTAAAGAATTAAACCAAAAAATGAATAGAATTAACAAAATTTCTTAA
- a CDS encoding ArsC/Spx/MgsR family protein, producing the protein MSLKIYWRKNCVSSKQALLWFETHRIAIECIEITKITHNELIKLLLLTDGGFDDILKNRRTMKGRTKATIKTLDAMSFEEAIDYLVDHVEILQTPIIVDKNQLFAGFNGSEIRQFIPSINRKLDMRRNND; encoded by the coding sequence ATTAGTCTTAAAATATATTGGCGAAAAAATTGTGTTTCTAGTAAGCAGGCACTTTTATGGTTTGAAACTCATAGAATTGCAATAGAATGTATCGAAATTACAAAAATAACTCATAACGAATTGATAAAACTATTATTATTAACGGATGGTGGATTTGATGATATTTTGAAAAATAGGCGTACAATGAAGGGGAGAACAAAAGCAACCATAAAAACTTTAGACGCAATGTCATTTGAAGAAGCTATAGATTACCTCGTGGATCACGTGGAAATACTACAAACTCCAATTATTGTTGATAAAAATCAACTATTTGCAGGTTTCAATGGAAGCGAAATACGTCAGTTTATCCCAAGTATTAATAGAAAACTAGACATGAGAAGAAATAATGATTAA
- a CDS encoding cold-shock protein — protein MTKGTVKWFNDAKGFGFITAEDGADVFAHFSEIQSNGFKKLEEGEKVTFDMGEGQRGPQATNINKA, from the coding sequence ATGACAAAAGGAACAGTAAAATGGTTTAATGATGCTAAAGGATTTGGCTTCATTACAGCTGAAGATGGAGCAGATGTGTTCGCACATTTCTCAGAAATCCAAAGTAACGGCTTCAAAAAACTTGAAGAAGGCGAAAAAGTTACATTTGATATGGGCGAAGGTCAACGTGGGCCACAAGCTACAAATATTAATAAAGCTTAA
- a CDS encoding MmcQ/YjbR family DNA-binding protein — MKKQELISLVLKITNSYEDYPFNNNNREKILWTTIRQKSNKKIIALIFEKNNELLIDLKLSPEHGEEARQIAGVFPGYHMNKTHWNTINVNKTNLTYDGLIQMINESNDLTK, encoded by the coding sequence ATGAAAAAACAAGAACTTATCAGCTTGGTGTTAAAAATAACCAACTCCTATGAAGACTATCCATTTAACAATAATAATCGTGAAAAAATACTTTGGACAACTATTAGACAAAAATCTAATAAAAAAATTATAGCTTTAATCTTTGAAAAAAATAACGAACTCTTAATCGACTTAAAGCTGAGTCCAGAACACGGTGAGGAGGCTAGACAAATAGCAGGAGTATTTCCAGGCTACCATATGAATAAAACCCATTGGAATACCATAAATGTGAACAAGACTAATCTTACCTATGATGGTCTCATTCAAATGATTAATGAAAGCAATGATCTAACAAAATAA
- a CDS encoding cold-shock protein — protein MTKGTVKWFNDAKGFGFITAEDGADVFAHFSEIQSNGFKKLEEGEKVTFDMGEGQRGPQATNINKA, from the coding sequence ATGACAAAAGGAACAGTAAAATGGTTTAATGATGCTAAAGGATTTGGCTTCATTACAGCTGAAGATGGAGCAGATGTGTTCGCACATTTCTCAGAAATTCAAAGTAACGGCTTCAAAAAACTTGAAGAAGGCGAAAAAGTTACATTTGATATGGGCGAAGGTCAACGTGGGCCACAAGCCACAAATATCAATAAAGCATAA
- a CDS encoding N-acetyldiaminopimelate deacetylase, which yields MPFTNEELLQIRRELHEIPELGMAEFETQAYLLDKIRQMTQAVKHVKIRTWKTAVLVKITGFDSDKIIGWRADMDGLPVNEETNLECSSKHQGRMHACGHDIHMAVALGLLKIAIETPSKNDRLFLFQPAEENLSGAKLLYEANVFADWLPDEFYALHVHPELPAGQLATNNHTLFAGTCEVSIKFTGKGGHAAFPQNSNDMVVAVSHFVTQVQTIISRNVGPMENAVVTFGKMCAGMTNNVIAKEAEVHGTIRTLTKEMNELTQKRITQIAEGIAQSFDCQAEIILKQGGYLPVINNKNLADQLMSFMKEKPTVNFSEISPLMTGEDFGYLLDKVPGVMLWLGVQSDYPLHHEKMSPKEAVIISAVEALSAWLDTR from the coding sequence GTGCCTTTTACAAATGAAGAATTGCTTCAAATACGTCGGGAATTGCATGAAATTCCTGAGCTTGGTATGGCAGAGTTTGAAACACAGGCTTATCTATTAGATAAAATACGGCAAATGACCCAGGCAGTTAAGCATGTCAAAATTCGAACTTGGAAGACAGCCGTTCTAGTCAAAATAACAGGATTTGACTCAGACAAAATTATAGGCTGGCGTGCAGATATGGACGGGCTTCCAGTTAATGAAGAAACAAATTTAGAATGCAGTTCAAAGCACCAAGGAAGAATGCACGCTTGTGGACATGATATACACATGGCTGTAGCACTTGGTTTATTAAAAATTGCTATTGAAACGCCAAGTAAAAATGACCGTCTTTTTCTTTTTCAGCCTGCTGAAGAAAATCTCTCAGGCGCAAAACTTTTATATGAGGCAAACGTTTTTGCGGATTGGTTACCGGATGAGTTTTATGCACTTCATGTTCATCCAGAACTACCTGCTGGACAACTAGCAACGAATAATCACACTTTATTTGCAGGAACTTGTGAGGTTAGTATTAAGTTTACTGGAAAAGGAGGCCACGCAGCGTTCCCCCAGAATAGTAATGATATGGTAGTTGCTGTGAGTCATTTTGTAACGCAAGTGCAGACAATTATCTCGCGAAATGTTGGCCCGATGGAAAATGCTGTCGTGACTTTTGGCAAGATGTGCGCTGGAATGACTAATAACGTGATTGCCAAAGAAGCGGAAGTTCACGGAACCATTCGTACCTTGACGAAGGAAATGAACGAACTGACACAAAAACGTATCACACAAATCGCTGAAGGTATTGCGCAATCCTTTGACTGCCAAGCGGAAATTATACTAAAACAAGGAGGTTATCTCCCTGTTATTAATAATAAAAATCTTGCAGACCAACTGATGTCTTTTATGAAAGAAAAGCCAACAGTTAATTTTTCAGAAATTTCCCCCTTGATGACAGGGGAGGACTTTGGATACTTATTAGATAAAGTACCTGGTGTGATGCTCTGGCTCGGTGTTCAATCAGATTATCCCTTACATCACGAAAAGATGTCTCCAAAAGAAGCAGTTATAATATCTGCAGTGGAAGCGCTCAGTGCCTGGCTAGATACTCGATAA
- a CDS encoding aspartate kinase translates to MTLTIAKFGGSSLSTESQFLKVKNIVSQDETKKIVVVSAIGRKNPSDDKVTDLLYLIAAHVKHGVSYQALWDNLVTRFVAVKEELQLKYDILSHLEELKCELDSGQFTEDYLVSRGEYFTAHLMAEYLGYQFIDAAEVISFSGNGRINLEMSKRLLQEQFSGIERIVLPGFYGAFQNGKIKLLSRGGSDISGAILASCLGADKYENWTDVSGVMMADPRIINNPATISELTYEELSELSYMGASVLHAETIYPIRELNIPLHIKNTNAPDAEGTLILAEHRTHTTQVSGISGRKNYVSINIVKNQMATEVGFLQRTLKIFDDYHLNIEHLPTGINQIGVIVEMVEVEEILLDLLDRLKKDLKADDVTVKENISLLTVVGEEIIRSAKVTNKIFTALAKEDIDIELITQSPRGINIIIGVANKHYQRALVALYEELTT, encoded by the coding sequence TTGACATTAACCATTGCAAAATTTGGCGGTTCATCCTTATCTACAGAAAGCCAATTTCTAAAAGTAAAAAATATTGTCAGCCAAGATGAAACAAAAAAAATTGTCGTTGTTTCGGCGATTGGACGTAAAAATCCATCTGATGATAAGGTTACCGACTTGCTCTATCTCATTGCGGCTCATGTGAAACACGGTGTTTCTTACCAAGCACTTTGGGATAATTTAGTCACTCGATTTGTTGCAGTCAAAGAAGAATTGCAGCTTAAATACGACATCTTATCACATTTAGAGGAACTTAAATGTGAGTTGGATTCGGGTCAATTTACAGAGGATTATCTGGTGAGTCGTGGCGAGTATTTTACAGCACATCTAATGGCGGAATATCTGGGCTATCAATTTATTGATGCTGCTGAAGTAATTTCCTTTTCAGGTAACGGTCGTATCAATTTGGAAATGTCAAAACGTTTGTTGCAGGAACAATTCTCTGGAATTGAGAGAATTGTTCTCCCAGGATTTTACGGTGCTTTCCAAAATGGAAAAATCAAACTTTTGAGTCGTGGTGGTTCAGATATTTCAGGCGCAATTCTGGCAAGCTGTTTAGGTGCTGATAAATATGAAAACTGGACAGATGTATCAGGTGTAATGATGGCAGATCCGCGCATTATTAACAATCCAGCAACGATCAGTGAATTGACTTATGAAGAGTTGAGTGAATTGTCTTATATGGGGGCAAGTGTGCTGCATGCTGAGACGATTTATCCGATTCGTGAACTCAATATTCCTTTGCATATTAAAAATACGAATGCTCCAGACGCCGAAGGCACTTTGATTTTGGCAGAACACCGTACGCATACGACACAAGTTTCAGGAATTTCAGGCAGAAAAAACTATGTTTCGATTAATATTGTCAAAAATCAAATGGCAACAGAGGTTGGTTTTTTACAACGTACTTTGAAAATTTTTGATGATTATCATTTGAATATTGAACATCTCCCTACAGGTATCAATCAAATCGGAGTTATCGTCGAAATGGTTGAAGTAGAAGAGATTTTGCTTGATTTACTGGACCGCCTAAAAAAAGATTTGAAAGCAGATGATGTCACAGTCAAAGAAAATATTTCGCTTTTGACAGTTGTAGGTGAAGAAATTATACGCTCAGCAAAAGTTACGAACAAAATTTTTACAGCACTTGCTAAAGAAGATATTGATATTGAGCTTATTACACAAAGCCCGCGTGGAATCAATATCATTATCGGTGTTGCCAATAAGCATTATCAAAGGGCTTTAGTCGCCTTATATGAAGAATTGACAACCTAA
- a CDS encoding aspartate-semialdehyde dehydrogenase: MKKYNICVVGATGLVGRTFLDILEQRNFLIKNLKLLASSRSAGSVLSFAGQEYVVEELTADSFNGYDIALFSAGGDTSEQFAPIAREKGLVIIDNSSVWRENPEIGLVVPEINIQDTQMNKIIANPNCSTIQSVLPLYALEKSFGILQVNYTTFQAVSGSGQRGRDDLLRTRQGKAPEFYPYNISETALPEIDVFLENGYTKEEMKMVNETRKILHKPELAVSATCVRVPVINSHGVSIQVILDQPFMLSEVREVFANQEGITLIDNPKNHEYPVSTIANGNDNVYVGRIREDLAQANSLLFYCVADNIRKGAALNAIQIAEHMIQENLI, encoded by the coding sequence ATGAAAAAATATAATATATGTGTTGTGGGTGCAACTGGACTTGTTGGTCGTACTTTTCTCGATATTTTAGAACAAAGAAATTTCCTAATTAAAAATTTGAAATTATTAGCCTCAAGTCGTTCAGCAGGTTCAGTTTTGTCTTTTGCGGGTCAAGAATACGTAGTTGAAGAATTAACGGCTGATTCATTTAACGGTTATGATATTGCCCTTTTTAGTGCTGGCGGAGATACTTCTGAACAATTTGCCCCAATTGCACGAGAAAAAGGCTTGGTTATCATTGATAACTCATCAGTTTGGCGTGAAAATCCTGAAATTGGCCTGGTTGTCCCAGAAATTAACATCCAAGATACACAAATGAATAAAATTATTGCTAATCCAAACTGTTCAACGATTCAATCTGTTTTACCGCTTTATGCTTTGGAGAAATCCTTTGGTATTTTACAAGTGAACTATACAACTTTCCAAGCAGTAAGTGGAAGCGGACAGAGAGGTCGTGACGATTTACTTCGGACACGTCAAGGCAAAGCACCAGAATTTTATCCATATAATATCTCTGAAACAGCCCTTCCTGAAATTGATGTTTTCCTTGAAAATGGATATACCAAAGAAGAGATGAAAATGGTCAATGAAACACGTAAAATCTTACATAAGCCAGAGTTGGCTGTTTCAGCAACTTGTGTACGTGTTCCAGTAATAAACAGTCACGGTGTGAGTATCCAGGTAATATTGGATCAGCCTTTCATGCTTAGCGAAGTTCGTGAGGTTTTTGCAAACCAAGAAGGTATAACTCTTATCGACAACCCTAAAAATCATGAATATCCAGTTTCAACAATCGCAAATGGTAATGATAATGTTTATGTTGGACGTATTCGTGAAGATTTGGCGCAAGCAAACAGTTTACTCTTTTACTGCGTAGCTGATAATATCCGTAAAGGCGCAGCATTAAATGCAATTCAAATTGCGGAGCATATGATCCAGGAGAATTTAATTTGA
- the dapD gene encoding 2,3,4,5-tetrahydropyridine-2,6-dicarboxylate N-acetyltransferase: MEVQKISAQEIIQYIGNAEKKTTVKVTFEGQLTGQIPKEIIKISNTLFGDWSLIQPLLADMTENKDYIVELDSRNSAVPLLDIRDVNGRIEPGAIIREHVVIGDHAVIMMGAIINIGAEIGSGTMIDMGAVLGGRATVGKNSHIGAGSVLAGVIEPASSVPVRIGDNVLVGANAVVIEGVQVGSGSVVAAGAIVTQDVPENVVVAGVPARIIKKIDSQTQQKTALEEALRNL, encoded by the coding sequence ATGGAAGTACAAAAAATTTCGGCTCAAGAAATTATTCAATATATTGGAAATGCTGAGAAGAAAACAACAGTTAAAGTAACTTTTGAAGGTCAATTGACAGGTCAAATACCAAAAGAAATCATCAAAATCAGCAATACTTTGTTTGGGGATTGGAGTTTGATTCAACCACTTTTGGCTGATATGACTGAAAATAAAGACTATATTGTGGAGCTTGATAGCCGCAATTCAGCTGTACCCTTGCTTGATATTCGCGATGTCAATGGACGTATCGAGCCAGGCGCAATTATCCGTGAACATGTCGTAATTGGTGATCATGCAGTAATCATGATGGGAGCAATTATTAATATAGGTGCTGAAATTGGGTCTGGTACAATGATTGATATGGGTGCTGTTCTAGGAGGACGTGCAACAGTTGGTAAAAATTCCCATATTGGTGCAGGCTCAGTACTTGCTGGTGTAATTGAACCAGCTTCATCTGTACCTGTGCGTATTGGGGATAATGTACTTGTTGGTGCAAATGCAGTGGTTATTGAAGGTGTACAAGTCGGTTCAGGTTCAGTTGTTGCGGCCGGTGCTATTGTGACACAAGATGTTCCTGAAAATGTAGTTGTTGCTGGTGTGCCAGCCCGTATTATCAAGAAAATTGATTCTCAAACGCAGCAAAAAACTGCACTGGAAGAAGCGTTGAGAAATTTGTAA
- the dapB gene encoding 4-hydroxy-tetrahydrodipicolinate reductase produces the protein MKVLQIGTGTMGGLLAAELEKEHELTVVSLTKDIPEEKFDVVIDFSHPENLNNLAKYLEKHPTAVVIATTGFDHIQKVTIDHLSEKMPVLFSGNFSIGVILMNRLVKEMTYILSDSFDIEIIEKHHNKKIDAPSGTAKMLLDSINETLDYKVVHGRSGIKPREKKEIGVHAVRGGTIVGEHEVIFAGRDELLTINHEALSKMIFVKGAITGMNWLIHQESGMYSMEEVLFGKDGVN, from the coding sequence ATGAAAGTTTTACAAATTGGAACAGGTACAATGGGCGGGCTGCTTGCGGCAGAGCTAGAAAAAGAGCATGAATTAACAGTCGTATCCTTAACAAAGGATATTCCAGAAGAAAAATTCGATGTGGTCATTGATTTTTCACACCCTGAGAATCTCAATAATCTTGCTAAATATTTAGAAAAGCATCCAACAGCCGTAGTTATTGCCACAACAGGCTTTGACCACATACAAAAGGTAACAATTGATCACCTTTCTGAAAAAATGCCTGTATTATTTAGTGGCAATTTTAGTATTGGAGTTATCTTGATGAATCGTTTAGTCAAAGAAATGACCTATATTTTATCGGACAGTTTTGATATTGAAATCATTGAAAAACATCATAATAAAAAAATAGATGCACCATCTGGTACGGCAAAGATGTTGCTTGACAGTATCAATGAAACATTAGACTATAAAGTTGTTCATGGACGTTCAGGTATAAAGCCACGTGAGAAGAAAGAGATTGGAGTACATGCTGTTCGAGGGGGGACAATCGTTGGTGAACATGAAGTAATATTTGCAGGAAGGGACGAACTTCTAACGATTAATCATGAAGCTCTTTCGAAAATGATTTTTGTAAAAGGGGCGATCACAGGGATGAATTGGCTTATTCATCAAGAAAGTGGGATGTATTCAATGGAGGAAGTTCTTTTTGGAAAAGACGGAGTGAATTAA